A region of Paroedura picta isolate Pp20150507F unplaced genomic scaffold, Ppicta_v3.0 Ppicta_v3_sca21, whole genome shotgun sequence DNA encodes the following proteins:
- the LOC143828256 gene encoding prolactin-releasing peptide receptor-like, giving the protein MESNRTLARNWSLPEDPFVGLQLLLQFKPLFVPLYCLLVAVACLGNTSLVLCIVADRKLHNATNFFLGNLSVGDLLMCLACVPLTVSYAFEPRGWLFGPVMCHAVVLLQAATVSVSVLSLTAIAVDRYVVVAYPVRQRMALRYCGLVVAAIWVASLGLAVPPALHSTYLDLSSTGHELYICEELWDRRETQRLVYSCAMLFVSYMVPLLAVIVSYCSISAHLRHRRVPGLALSHQSRWNRQKRKTFLLLVVSVLTFAFCWLPLQVLNLVRDLDPHFSVLSKRYINVAQLSCHLVAMTSTCYNPFIYASLHHKFRAHLRGYLCHGKGGRAESGRGDPRNAHAHSTTAV; this is encoded by the coding sequence ATGGAGTCCAACCGCACCCTGGCAAGGAACTGGAGCCTTCCGGAAGATCCCTTCGTGGGCCTGCAGCTCCTGCTCCAGTTCAAGCCGCTCTTTGTGCCTCTCTACTGCCTCCTGGTGGCGGTGGCCTGCCTGGGCAACACCTCCCTGGTGCTCTGCATCGTGGCCGACCGCAAGCTCCACAATGCCACCAACTTCTTCTTGGGGAACCTCTCGGTAGGCGACCTCCTCATGTGCCTGGCCTGCGTCCCCCTCACCGTCTCCTACGCTTTCGAGCCCCGGGGGTGGCTCTTCGGGCCCGTCATGTGCCACGCTGTGGTCCTCCTGCAGGCGGCTACCGTCTCCGTCTCGGTCCTGTCGCTCACCGCCATTGCCGTGGACCGCTACGTGGTGGTGGCCTACCCGGTGCGGCAGCGCATGGCCCTGCGCTACTGCGGGCTGGTGGTGGCGGCTATCTGGGTGGCCTCCCTGGGCCTGGCGGTGCCTCCCGCCCTGCACTCCACCTACCTGGACCTCAGCAGCACCGGCCACGAGCTGTACATCTGCGAGGAACTCTGGGACCGGAGGGAGACGCAGCGGCTGGTCTACTCATGCGCCATGCTCTTCGTCAGCTACATGGTCCCGCTCTTGGCCGTCATCGTCTCCTACTGCTCCATCTCAGCCCACCTGCGCCACCGGAGGGTCCCCGGCTTGGCCCTCTCCCACCAGAGCCGGTGGAACCGGCAGAAGCGCAAGACCTTCCTCTTGTTGGTGGTCTCCGTCCTGACCTTTGCCTTCTGCTGGCTGCCCCTCCAAGTCCTCAACCTGGTCCGGGACCTGGACCCCCACTTCTCCGTTCTGAGCAAGAGGTACATCAACGTGGCCCAACTCTCCTGCCACCTGGTCGCCATGACTTCCACCTGCTACAACCCCTTCATCTACGCCTCCCTCCACCACAAGTTCAGGGCCCACCTGCGCGGCTACCTGTGCCACGGGAAGGGCGGGCGGGCTGAGTCAGGGCGCGGAGACCCCCGCAACGCCCACGCCCATAGCACAACTGCCGTGTGA